The Patescibacteria group bacterium sequence CTTGTAATTTTCCAATTCTTTTTGGGTTTTGACTAATCTGTGTTTGACGGGATTTTTAATCTCAATGTAGTTGATTTTTTGAAAAAACTTCTCTTCGGTGTAGACATTAAAGTCATAATAATCTTCTTCAAAAACTTGAAATTTACGTGTTCTTTTCCGCCTCGCCGTTGCTCTACCCTTTGGCCCGCACACGGTCCTCAGACCGTGTGCGTTCAGGGTCTGAGGACCCTGAACGGCCGAGGAGTAGCGGACGCCCAACGTTGATTTATAATCAGGAATGCCATCCTGCAAAGAAAATTTCTGAAGTAAGTCAATCCTTTCATCCTTTTTCAACTGTTGCACAATCTGTACCGCTGAATATTTCTTAAAATCTCTCATCACATCTTGAATTTTGATCCCTTCTAACAACTCCAACAACAAATGAATATGCCAGGGAATAATCACCCAAGCGTATAATTTAAACTTATACTTATTCCGATAAAATTTCAAATTATCAACAATAATCTGGCAATACTGCTCGCGATTAAATAAAAAAATATTATTATTTACATTGGTCGTTACAAAATGAATCGGATAT is a genomic window containing:
- a CDS encoding transposase; amino-acid sequence: MSKRSNLNEYPIHFVTTNVNNNIFLFNREQYCQIIVDNLKFYRNKYKFKLYAWVIIPWHIHLLLELLEGIKIQDVMRDFKKYSAVQIVQQLKKDERIDLLQKFSLQDGIPDYKSTLGVRYSSAVQGPQTLNAHGLRTVCGPKGRATARRKRTRKFQVFEEDYYDFNVYTEEKFFQKINYIEIKNPVKHRLVKTQKELENYKWSSYRSRCFGDNSVIKVDVPEM